The window taaactttaaaaattcattttctctTTAACAATTTTTCACTATCACTTTAAAAGTCATTTAGAACATTGTCatgaaaatctaataaaatttcaTCATTCACGAATAAGAAATAATTCAAAGTGTGCAACTATAAATGTTAATCCGTCATGAATTGATCAACCTCCAACAAGAACAAAGTTCAAGATTTATTCTCTCTTATATTTCATAAATAGGCTTCAAAGTTATAGTAAGATTATATTTATTGTATCGATCATATTCAACATAAATTCATttcactatatatatatttttatattaatttgtcCAAAAAAAACAATTTATAGAGTTATGCTTAAATAAACTTCTAAAAaaatgttaattaattattttttttattatagtaaGTTTGGCTAAACGTATTTATTGTATAATAGTTTTGGGCTTTTATACCtcgttaaaataattattatatttaattttatggattaaaaaggaaaaaaaaaatagaattacaTTTTATTTCGACAATGAGAAAGAAAGGCGCCATGAATTTTCCCGAACCGTGAAGGAGCATCTCCCACGCCACGTGCACGGTGCACTTCCTCTATCGAATCTCAGCCGTCCATCTCATccacaagaaagaagaaagaagaaagaagaaagaagaagaaagttaaggaaCAAACGCAAACaaattcttcctcctccttcttcatcACGGATCTCGAAATCGGTTGCGTTTTGTTCTTAGGGTTCTTAAATTACTCGATCGCTTGCTTCGATTTCGGTTTTTCTGGGGTTCGATTGCTCCTCGTGTTTGAGGGATCCGGATTTAGGGTTTCTAGATTTGAATAGATGAACGACCCCTCGCAGATGTTGATGAACCGTGGCTTCGGGATCTGGCCTCCTCCGGGGCCGGAGGATCCGATGGGGTTCTACAGTTCCTGCCGGCTACCTCCGCCCTTCGCTGCCCCCGGCGGAGCCGTGCCCGGCCGCGTGATGAACTGGAAGGCTAAGAAGTTAGTGGGTCACCGCAAGAAGGCGGCGGCAGTGGCTACCGGAGGTGTGCCTCTTGGTGGCGGTGGCATCGCTGGTGGATACAATCCGGCGGCATTTCAAGAATTCCAGTACGAGAATCGCGTAAAGGCGCGTCGGTTCTACTCGAAGAAGAAGTTCGTTCGCTCCGCCCCTTTCGCCCCCCGGAATACGACCTCATTCCTCATTCGCGCGAAGAAATCCGGCGGGATCGCCCCGCTGGTCTCACCATGCCCCGTCACGCCGGCGGTCCTTCCGACTCCCGAGCTCTCCCCGACGCGGGAGGACCTCGCCGACTTGGTCAAGGAGGAGTGGGGCGTCGACGGTTACGGTTCGATGAAGGGTCTAATCCGTCTCCGGTGGCCGAGCGGCCACGAGACCCGGCCCGGCGAGCAGGAGGATGGTAACGAAGAGGAAACGTCGAGCGAGAGCGACGTCGAAGAACACTTGGAGGTCGAGCGCCGGCTTGACCACGATGTGAGTCGGTTCGAGATGGTGTACCCCGTCGAGGAGCACAGCCTGGAGTCAGTGTCGGCGTCGGAGCTACTGGAGGGCAGAGTGAACGACCAGGGCGCGCACATAGCGCTGCTGGAGGAGGAGAACATAACGCTGAAGGGGCGGCTTTTCCGATTGGACAGAGAGGTCGCCGAGCTAAAAAAGCGGGTGCTGCTGCTGGAGTCCATCCACTCTGACAACAAGAACACTAACGGCGGCAACGACGTCGAAGAGGAGGATGGAGAGGAGTGCTCGGAACGGAGCAGCGGGGCTGCAATGGCGGATTAAGTCGAGACCTTCGAATTAGCTGCTGCTTCTTCACCTTCACCTTCTGCTCCCTTTTTCTCTGCTATAAATTGTATGTTTTGGATATAGCAATGTTGTAGAAGATAGAATTAGAGAATTTTTCTTCTCATGCAAATTATTGTTGTGTGTTGTTCATGCTTGTCTGTGAACTTACATTGTTATGCTTATAGATTAGTTTGTGTAATCTTGAACAAATTGATTTGTATGTTTCTTTAGGATGGCACAGTGACTATGATTAGTGGCCCATCCAAGGATGCTCCACTCCACACTCTTTGAAAGGGATAAATCACGGAAGCATTTACTTGCCTGACGGAAATTGATCCTGAAACAATTGTCCGAGTAGATACCAATTATGCCAATTCGTGGGGTTATGATTTTGACCTAATGGAACTTGCAAGAGTTTTACCAGTGCAATTGAAATGGTAGATTATAAAACAGGTTTGATGGAGGTTTGATTCCAAATATTTGTAGAATCAAATTGATTATACTCTTCAGTTACGAGTTACAGTAGGATACGTTACATGTTACGATACTATAATCAATTAGCAAGAAACTAATGTTATGATTTTATTGGAGTACTAGAAtatgaataattaattaaattatctaataaataaataaataaataaatattttatacagtaatttatcaaaaaaaaaaaaattttagtaatttaaattaactaagataattttaattattctttattaaaaaaatagcttTAGGCTTTAGCACTTCTAATTATAATTAGCAAGacacaaaatattttataatttataaataatccTACTtactaacttaattttttttatcaaaaatttcttttagacttaaaaaaatatcaatgatCACTCAGTAGGTTTAAAGATTTATAATGATCAACTAATTCATTTTTGAAGGAGTAACTATAGCGTCAAATTATAAATTAAGTTGCACTttacaattaaaaataaaaaaaaattatcactaACTGATTTAGAAAAATAAGTTAGaatcttattttaattaaaataaatttaattggactcaaaaaaaaatttcaatgttCAAGTTAGGACATTTTCGTTATCTAGCAAAGTTATCATTTTCTTTATTAATTTCCAAAGAATTCCCATTGTGCAACGACCTCTTCCAGTCTCCCCCGCCTCTTCGCCTTCTTCCAGTCTCCCGCCTCTTCGCCTTCCAGTAAAAACTCTAATCCTATCTTCATGTTTCCACTTCCTCATACTTTTTCTGGTTGTTTTTACTTATTTCTTTCTCCTCTTCTCACAAATCGCTTTCAAGTTGTTCTTTTCCATCCTCCTCGTCGCACCcgacccaaggtcatcacgagAGAGATAAACATCATGAGCAAACATGTGGCATGTGGAGTAAGTTGCACAAGGACCGGAGATTTACGTCCTGATTACCTTGAGTTTCGACCCCACGATCACATGTGACAAACATCTCACCACATACCAACTCAGATGACTTATAGGATCATTCTTTTCCATCCTCCTAGTCCATCAAATCATCGTCATCAATGAAGGTCTTGTATTCTTGATATTATatatgataattaaataataataaaataatacttattagTTAAGAATTTACTTAcagaattttttaaacaaatttaaatttttttcaagatttaaaccGATATGAAATTTTTAAGAAGATaaataaattaggttttgagcgaGCCGGTTTGGAATATCACTCAATCTGGTTAGGAATTAATTGATTTCATTAACCAaacattataattaattaatctaagcatatatatatataaacgccTAAGTTTCTTCTCTCTACTCTCATTTTCCTCCGAAGCCCCTCTCCTGTGCCTAGCTTCCTATCGCCAACGCTCATCCCTTTTCTTCCCCTCTCCACCGACTCCCCTCTTCCATTGCCTGATTCACCGCCGCCTCCTTCATCGCCTATTCCTTCATCGTCGCCGCGAACACCAACGCTGAGCCACCTCCCCGCCAAGCCACCCCTGCGCACAATGGTTGCAGGGCCGCTCTTGCACATGATGACCTTCAGGTCAGCCCTACACGTGACAACTGTCGGGTCATACCTGCACACGATGCCCACCGGATGCCTCCATGCGATGCTCTTCATGTGTCAATGGTGAGCAACAGTTCTGTCACTGCCAGTCGATTCTGCCGGCAGCCAACTCATTGTTGCCACCGTCTCCTTGATCTTTGTCCTTGCTACGGCAGTAGCAATCGGTGTCGCCATCAGATGTCGCTACAGTGGCATGAGTCTTCGGTGCTGGTGCTGCTATCGGTTGTTGCCACTATAAACCGCcgctagagaagaagagaaagccgACTATAGGGCAACGAAGCAATTTGATTGGAATAGTATTTGGTTGATTGAATCGGGTTAGCTTCaaataacttagaaaaattcacaattaACAATAGTATTAATttgatgatatttttttttgtataattttaGTGTAAATAAAggctaattaattatttttgttagattaacaaattaaaaaattaaattaaaaaaaaagattaactAGGCTGGGTAACATCGAGCCTGGGTGACCGGTCCGActccacggaagtttcccaccggccactaaggtaaatcgggaagcgcttgtAGCGGGAAGCcaggagcccaacatcctttagttgcgttgcccatttggaggaaaaatccaTGCAAATTCATCATAACTGGAGCTCGAACCGCAGATGACTGGGTGACAACCTGAATGTCCTGCCAGAATAAGGTTTGCAAATTAAATTAAAGCATGTTAACAAGAAGATTAATTAATTGGGTTTGATTTATTCATAAGGTATTGGCAGTAAAGGAAGTGTTGGTTAATTAGGTTGAATTAAATAGGGTTTCTTAATTGGGTTAAGATTAGATTTTGTTACTTGATTTATGATAGACCATGGTTATAATTTGGGTTATATGTTGTAGGATTCTGATTTGAGATAGGTGTTCTGACATGAAGACATTCAGCATAATCTAGATCAGGCGGGTATTTGTTTCCATGATCTCTTAGTATATTGACCTTAGTGTATGAGTTATGGTTTTGATCATTAGTTTATTTCCTTAACCCTATTCTTATTTTGCTAGAGCTTGATACTTAATTGCTTGACCTTATAGTAGATCTACTTGATGTCTATATAATCTCTTTTTGTCACTTGTTACtctatttatatatattgtttatagTTTATAGTTTATACTTTTGGATATATTTGTGTTATTGTTGCATAGTGATGACTATATTTGTGAATATAATTATTTACATTTTGCTCTTCATTGTATTGCATGCATTACTGTCGACTATGTCTCCCTTGtgattgagagagtcgtcagccaTATCTACCCACTCGATCACTCGAGGTAGTGGTAGATGGAGTTGTGTGCAACGTGTCATGTCGTGCCCACTCAACCACTCGGGGTAGTAGTAGCTGGAGTTACGTGCAAGAAAGGAGATTTCCTCTTTTCCTTTGGGGTatatagttagataactactttgCATATTGTCCATTCGGCCACTCAAGAATAGTGGGAGCTGGAGTATCATACAATTGTCATGTTCTACCCACTCGACCATATATATGTCATGGCAACTGGAGTGGTGAGCGGGAGCGACTATGcatatgcatgtgatgtgtgtTGCATATATTGGTGATATATATTGTATTTTCCTATAATATGATGCATATatttgagatatggttgttgtgTTAGGATATGTccgatgcggtgtgtgctaaaaataCATTTTGTAAATATACATAGCAAaagacttaacgataaataaactaatttattacatcataCACACCACACACATGCAATATACAATCGCGTagacaagatcataaaacaaaacgaaatcgaataacaattattctaagtataccttacgaatgacctataacgagaaggacatcaacctTTTGCGATGTTATTGAACattgcctctattcatatccacgctgagctcttcaagacaactccaagagaatAAACTTCGCCTTCGGAAGGTATTAGCAACGAGCGAAGGaaaaggatcaagaagaggaagaagaagcaaatgaAGATCTTCTTCTTTTGGGTggctcacgacaacaagaggagaCTCTCTTATTATGGTCGGcggcaagagagagggagagggagagggagagagaggtattaGATTTAGAtttccaaaacctaatcaagctaataataaattatgtattaattctctcttaaccatatcaatatatagtcttctttaatgagttagattagaaagccTAAATCCAACCCATGATACCTTGTCTAAAAATTAGTTCATTAACCCCTTAGTTTACTTCACAACTAAATTAAGTTGATtcatagctaaaccaaattgtgtccaactctttcataagagatgtgacccatCCACGTTTCCGTTCtaaaaaatatttccatatttat is drawn from Zingiber officinale cultivar Zhangliang chromosome 1B, Zo_v1.1, whole genome shotgun sequence and contains these coding sequences:
- the LOC122008876 gene encoding uncharacterized protein LOC122008876, coding for MNDPSQMLMNRGFGIWPPPGPEDPMGFYSSCRLPPPFAAPGGAVPGRVMNWKAKKLVGHRKKAAAVATGGVPLGGGGIAGGYNPAAFQEFQYENRVKARRFYSKKKFVRSAPFAPRNTTSFLIRAKKSGGIAPLVSPCPVTPAVLPTPELSPTREDLADLVKEEWGVDGYGSMKGLIRLRWPSGHETRPGEQEDGNEEETSSESDVEEHLEVERRLDHDVSRFEMVYPVEEHSLESVSASELLEGRVNDQGAHIALLEEENITLKGRLFRLDREVAELKKRVLLLESIHSDNKNTNGGNDVEEEDGEECSERSSGAAMAD